A stretch of the Teredinibacter haidensis genome encodes the following:
- a CDS encoding tRNA dihydrouridine synthase — protein MRIFLAPMEGVVDHPMRRTLNAISSLPKGNAIDVCVTEFIRISDQPLPSRVFLRSCPELLGKDNYSVRVQLLGSNPEALALNARKAAQLGAPAIDLNFGCPAKTVNKNKGGACLLDETTLIYEIVSKVREAVPATTPVSVKIRLGYQERDSYLRNAEAIEKAGANELVVHARSKSDGYSPPAYWPCISEIKQHIKIPVIANGEVWSLDDYLLCRKQSGCADVMLGRGLLAKPDLALAIKAHINGYQHIPLNWRGIAQYLYQFFLETSELYPAKYTGNRLKQWLHYLQRNYPEAQKLFKEIKHSRERIYIQNRLQRDITNKAQ, from the coding sequence ATGCGAATTTTTCTCGCTCCCATGGAGGGCGTAGTTGACCACCCAATGCGTCGCACCCTCAACGCCATTTCTAGCCTCCCCAAGGGAAACGCCATTGATGTTTGTGTAACAGAATTTATTCGTATTTCCGATCAACCTCTCCCCTCAAGAGTGTTTTTACGCAGCTGCCCCGAGCTCTTAGGTAAGGACAACTACTCCGTTAGGGTTCAGCTCCTAGGCAGTAACCCCGAAGCGCTGGCTCTTAATGCACGCAAAGCCGCACAGCTCGGAGCGCCAGCCATCGATCTAAACTTTGGCTGCCCAGCAAAAACCGTCAATAAAAATAAAGGAGGCGCCTGCCTATTAGATGAAACAACCCTTATTTATGAAATTGTTTCAAAGGTACGTGAAGCGGTACCCGCGACAACCCCAGTTTCGGTAAAGATTCGTCTGGGCTACCAAGAGCGAGATTCTTACCTTCGCAACGCAGAAGCTATTGAAAAAGCCGGAGCCAACGAGCTGGTTGTTCACGCTCGCTCAAAATCAGACGGCTATAGCCCACCCGCTTACTGGCCTTGTATCAGTGAAATAAAACAACACATTAAAATCCCCGTTATTGCGAATGGTGAAGTATGGAGCCTGGACGATTACCTGCTGTGCAGAAAGCAAAGTGGCTGTGCCGATGTAATGCTCGGCCGTGGCCTACTAGCAAAGCCCGACCTGGCATTAGCCATAAAAGCGCATATTAACGGTTACCAGCACATTCCACTGAATTGGCGAGGCATCGCACAATATCTCTACCAGTTTTTCCTTGAAACCAGCGAACTTTACCCCGCCAAATATACTGGCAACCGCCTAAAGCAGTGGTTGCATTATTTGCAACGAAATTATCCAGAGGCACAAAAGCTGTTT
- a CDS encoding OadG family protein, translated as MQVNLWEQGVDLMLYGMGTVFVFLTLLVIGTMIMSNIVSRFFAEEPEPVLAPVGGSQSQTVNKSTLAVIQAAIHAHRAKHQK; from the coding sequence ATGCAAGTAAATCTTTGGGAACAAGGTGTAGACCTGATGCTCTATGGCATGGGAACGGTATTTGTGTTTCTTACTCTTTTGGTAATTGGCACGATGATTATGTCCAACATCGTCAGTCGGTTCTTTGCTGAAGAGCCTGAACCCGTTCTTGCTCCTGTTGGGGGCAGCCAATCTCAAACAGTCAATAAATCAACACTTGCCGTTATTCAGGCGGCAATCCATGCACATCGCGCAAAACATCAAAAATAG